In Bifidobacterium sp. ESL0775, the following are encoded in one genomic region:
- a CDS encoding DUF5701 family protein produces the protein MSKASQEAQKQLDRIVALGYPDVADMSAAAFRALARPLIDALKDSDLGENILLVPTHELVSPESLIARTSINRMAGFTTMPPRDVASFLPQPGFEPPEGPFYLVVDPHTGTAYVNREPDVARKLIDSDERMPLTLEEGLAIATQHPDWLVRKNGFNLLGSRSADGRVPSIWMSQNAPRLGSVWPTSRHTWLGNAYCQARRGVSLFR, from the coding sequence ATGTCGAAGGCATCTCAAGAAGCGCAGAAACAACTGGACCGCATCGTCGCATTGGGCTATCCCGACGTGGCCGATATGAGCGCGGCGGCGTTCCGGGCTTTGGCGCGTCCGTTGATTGATGCCCTGAAAGACAGCGATCTGGGCGAGAACATCCTTCTGGTGCCGACCCACGAGTTGGTGAGCCCCGAATCGCTGATCGCCCGAACCAGCATCAACCGCATGGCCGGCTTCACCACCATGCCCCCGCGCGACGTCGCCAGTTTCCTGCCGCAGCCCGGTTTCGAGCCGCCGGAGGGCCCGTTCTATCTGGTCGTCGACCCGCACACCGGCACGGCCTATGTCAACCGCGAGCCGGATGTCGCCCGAAAGCTCATTGATTCGGACGAACGCATGCCGTTGACCCTTGAGGAGGGCCTCGCCATCGCCACCCAGCACCCGGATTGGCTGGTCAGGAAGAACGGCTTCAACCTGCTTGGTTCCCGTAGCGCCGACGGCCGCGTGCCGAGCATCTGGATGAGCCAGAACGCCCCGCGCCTAGGTTCCGTCTGGCCCACCTCCCGCCATACTTGGCTCGGTAACGCCTACTGCCAGGCCCGTCGCGGTGTCTCGCTTTTTCGCTGA
- the leuA gene encoding 2-isopropylmalate synthase, whose translation MGQDQQSSVFDLAAVAAQSNGGNNDLLLPPARFIGDPQKPSKMPYNKYVAYDKQIPFDYPERTWPEKKLRRAPRWCSVDLRDGNQALVNPMDSERKLRFWNLLISMGFKEIEVGFPSASDTDYDFVRMLIERELIPDDVTIVVLTQAREHLIRKTYECLRGAKRAVVHFYNSVSVLQREVVFRKDKEGIKKLATDAAELCKDLESAAGGTDLYYEYSPESFTGTEPDYAVEVCNAVIDVIKPTPDHKMIINLPATVEMTTPNVFADEVEYVSNNLKDRDSIVLSLHPHNDEGMGVAAAELAVLAGADRVEGCLLGNGERTGNVDLVTLGLNMLTQGVDPQIDYSDVPKIRKTVEYCNQLVISERHPYAGNFVFTAFSGSHQDAIKKGLEARQAAAERAGANLDDFVWLVPYLPIDPKDIGRSYKAIIRVNSQSGKGGMAYLLKTNHNLDLPKRLQIEFEKVVQDYADKTDKEVKDDEIWRLFKDEYLPVEENGAFAASEAVGDEGDDDLQSWGRLKLLNVSVTSGADGSDTVLKAKLLDRGAEPGADPIEREVSGAGNGPLDAFLNALSSIGLVVSVMDYAEHAMTAGTDAMAASYIECQIGGEANAQIIWGVGIDSSITTSSLKAIISAINRSMR comes from the coding sequence ATGGGTCAGGATCAACAATCATCAGTGTTCGATCTCGCGGCGGTTGCCGCACAATCCAATGGAGGTAACAACGACCTGCTGCTGCCTCCCGCGCGTTTCATCGGCGATCCGCAAAAGCCGAGCAAGATGCCATACAACAAGTATGTGGCCTACGACAAGCAGATTCCGTTCGATTACCCCGAGCGCACCTGGCCGGAAAAGAAGCTGCGCCGTGCCCCGCGCTGGTGCTCCGTCGATTTGCGTGACGGCAACCAGGCGCTGGTCAACCCGATGGATTCTGAGCGCAAGCTGCGTTTCTGGAACCTCCTGATTTCCATGGGCTTCAAGGAGATCGAGGTCGGCTTCCCGTCCGCTTCCGACACGGATTACGATTTCGTGCGTATGCTGATCGAGCGCGAGCTCATCCCCGACGACGTCACCATCGTCGTCTTGACGCAGGCCCGCGAGCACCTCATTCGCAAGACCTACGAATGCCTGCGCGGTGCCAAGCGCGCCGTGGTGCACTTCTACAATTCCGTCTCCGTCCTTCAGCGCGAGGTCGTCTTCCGCAAGGACAAAGAGGGCATTAAGAAACTCGCGACCGATGCGGCCGAGCTGTGCAAGGACCTCGAAAGCGCCGCTGGCGGCACCGACCTGTATTACGAATATTCGCCGGAGTCCTTCACGGGCACCGAGCCGGATTACGCCGTCGAGGTGTGCAACGCCGTCATCGACGTCATCAAGCCGACGCCGGACCACAAGATGATCATCAACCTGCCGGCCACCGTCGAGATGACCACGCCGAACGTCTTCGCCGACGAGGTCGAGTACGTCTCCAACAACTTGAAGGACCGCGATTCCATCGTGCTTTCGCTGCATCCGCACAATGACGAGGGCATGGGCGTGGCCGCGGCGGAACTGGCCGTGCTGGCCGGGGCCGACCGCGTCGAAGGCTGCCTCTTGGGCAATGGCGAACGCACCGGCAACGTCGATCTGGTCACGCTGGGCCTCAACATGCTTACGCAGGGCGTCGACCCGCAGATCGATTATTCCGACGTGCCGAAGATCCGCAAGACCGTCGAATACTGCAACCAGCTCGTCATCTCCGAGCGCCACCCCTACGCCGGCAACTTCGTGTTCACCGCCTTCTCCGGCTCCCATCAGGACGCCATCAAGAAGGGGCTCGAGGCCCGTCAGGCCGCGGCGGAACGCGCCGGAGCCAACCTTGACGATTTCGTCTGGCTCGTGCCCTACCTGCCCATCGACCCGAAGGACATCGGCCGCAGCTACAAGGCCATCATCCGCGTCAACTCGCAGTCCGGCAAGGGCGGCATGGCCTACCTGCTCAAGACCAACCACAACCTCGACTTGCCAAAGCGCTTGCAGATCGAGTTCGAGAAGGTCGTGCAGGATTACGCCGACAAGACCGACAAGGAGGTCAAGGACGACGAGATCTGGCGTCTCTTCAAGGACGAGTACCTTCCGGTCGAGGAGAACGGCGCGTTCGCGGCCAGCGAGGCCGTGGGCGACGAGGGCGATGACGACCTGCAGTCGTGGGGCCGTCTGAAGCTTCTGAACGTTTCGGTCACTTCCGGCGCGGACGGTTCCGATACCGTGCTCAAGGCCAAACTGCTCGACCGCGGCGCCGAACCTGGCGCCGACCCGATCGAACGCGAGGTCTCCGGAGCCGGCAACGGCCCGCTCGACGCCTTCCTCAACGCGCTTTCCAGCATTGGCCTGGTCGTCAGCGTCATGGATTACGCCGAGCACGCCATGACCGCCGGAACCGACGCGATGGCCGCCTCCTACATCGAGTGCCAGATTGGCGGCGAGGCCAACGCGCAGATCATCTGGGGCGTGGGCATCGATTCGTCGATCACCACCAGCTCGCTCAAGGCGATCATCTCCGCGATCAATCGCTCCATGCGCTGA